The DNA window GCGCAAGCGCGCAGGGTGTCCGCGTCGCAGATCACGGGGTTGTCGTAATCGCCAAAGGGCACGTTGTAGATGTTGCTGCGGTTGACGCGGTAGAGACCATTGAAGCCGGTCCGGTTCAGGTAGATGAACCAGGCCGCCACCTCGGCGTCGCTGCGCCGGTCGACGTCGATGCCGCGCATCTCCAAGAAGAAGTCGCGGTCGTGGGGGTAGCTCGAGAGCAGCCCGATCACGTCCTCGACCTTGTCACGGACGCCGCGGTAGGTACGGATCAGGCGCTCGTTGGCGTCGGAGAGGACGGCGCGGCGAGGCTGATGGTGAAAGAACAGGGCGCCGCCGCCCACGAAGGGCTCGTGGTAGGTGCCATAGTGGGAGGGAATGCGCGGCTCGAGCTCCGGCAGGAGCTGCCGCTTGCCGCCAACCCACTTGAGGAAGGGCTTCGCCTTGCCTCGTTCGGGCGCGATCACCTCGCGCTTCTGCTCTTTGCCGCGCGTCCTCGCGAGGCCGGGCCTCGCCGTGGGAAGGGAACTGCGCAGCGATATCCGTTGGGGTCGGGCCGCCTGCTGGAGCATGGGTCTACCCACGCGGTATCGGAGGCGGAGCGATCGGGCCAAGTTTGTGACGCACAGCGTTCGTCGGCGTCCCCCACCGTAAGCTGCATCGCAGCACATGCCGCAGGGTTCCATCCGGTCAGACGCAATGCAGGACGCACGCTGGATCTGGCATGGATGTCCGCGCCGGGGTCGACGTGGGGCGTGTGGCGACGAGCGACGACCTCGCGCGGTCAGGTCAATGCGCGACGTGCTCGCAATGGTGAGATGGCCCGGGAACTGCAAGCTCCGAACGTCAAGACGCGCGAGCGTCACAAAGGAGACAGCATCGTGCCCAGCAAGCAGACGATGAAGCGCGCTCGGAAGGCCAAGCGCGAGGGGAAGGCACCGACCACGCAGGCCGGTGAGTTTGTCCGCGAGGAGATGGAGCACGTCCGGAAGGGCAAGCACGGGGTGAAGTCGAAGAAGCAGGCCGTCGCCATCGGTCTGAACAAGGCACGTCGCAGCGGCGTCGATCTGCCGGAGAAGGGGTCGAAGAAGAAGTCACAGGCGAAGTCCTCCAGCGCGAAGCCGACCGCTTCGAAATCGAAACCGTCTCCGAAATCGGCGTCGGCGAAATCGACGTCGCCCCGGTCGTCGACGACGAAATCATCGACCGCGAAATCGGCACCGAAGAAGCGCAAGAGCAGCGCCACAAGCACGACCCCGCGCAAGCGGGCCACGGGCTCGACGGCCAGGCGCTCGACGGGGACAGCGAAGCGCACCACGACGACGGCCAAGCGCGCCACGGGCTCGACGGCCAAGCGCGCCACGGGCTCGACGGCCAAGCGCACCACGGGGACAGCGAAGCGCGCCACGACGACGGCCAAGCGCGCCACGGGCTCGACGGCCAAGCGCGCCACGACGACGGCCAAGCGCGCGACCGGCGCGACCAGCCGCAAGCGGGCCACGGGCACGACGGTCAAGCGCTCGACGCGCGCCGCGAAGAGCACGACGGCAACCACGCCGCGTCACCGGAGGTCTGCCACGACGACGCGAAAGCGCGCGACCGGCGCGTCACCGCGGCGCAGGACCACGGCCGTGTCGACGCGCCGTCGGAGCGCCGGGACGACCGGGAGAAAGCGCAGCGCCGGCGCGACGTCGCGACGAACGACGGGCGCAGGCAAGC is part of the Chondromyces crocatus genome and encodes:
- a CDS encoding DNA adenine methylase — translated: MIAPERGKAKPFLKWVGGKRQLLPELEPRIPSHYGTYHEPFVGGGALFFHHQPRRAVLSDANERLIRTYRGVRDKVEDVIGLLSSYPHDRDFFLEMRGIDVDRRSDAEVAAWFIYLNRTGFNGLYRVNRSNIYNVPFGDYDNPVICDADTLRACARALRHTELLCTSFETVVDRTRPGDFVYFDPPYVPLSPSSNFTAYTRGGFGMAEHAQLRDVARTLKARGVSVLLSNSSAPVVHALYGDGFELASVGATRAVNCKAAGRGRVQELLIR